Proteins encoded by one window of Streptomyces sp. LX-29:
- a CDS encoding DUF881 domain-containing protein, with product MSQQPPDRSTASPYARPRPDASMSLLTNVMDHSLDDGYAEAAARRSAAGERGLPRTLQAKLALAAGLVLAAGIVTIGAVQARISAPTLAKERQELVNRIETETSDVDALEDSVDALRDEVGEMQRKALDEPSREKSEVVALLAGATEVTGRGVKLVINDAKQADQGGGGPRESTGFSDTGRVRDRDMQRVVNGLWESGAEAIAINGQRLTSLSAIRAAGDAILVDNKPLVPPYTVLAVGDGERLSTAFQDSADGQYLHVLRENYGIRASISAQDEVRLPVAPSLIVRTAEPIGGAAGKGGSDTGKGTGTS from the coding sequence ATGTCGCAGCAGCCCCCCGATCGGAGCACCGCCTCGCCATACGCGCGCCCGCGCCCCGACGCCTCCATGTCGCTGCTGACCAATGTGATGGACCACAGTCTCGACGACGGCTACGCCGAGGCGGCGGCACGGCGCTCGGCCGCGGGTGAGCGGGGTCTGCCCCGTACCCTGCAGGCCAAGCTCGCGCTGGCCGCGGGGCTGGTGCTGGCGGCGGGCATCGTCACCATCGGCGCGGTCCAGGCGCGGATATCGGCTCCGACGCTCGCCAAGGAGCGTCAGGAACTGGTGAACCGGATCGAGACGGAGACCTCCGACGTCGACGCGCTGGAGGACAGCGTCGACGCGCTCCGCGACGAGGTCGGGGAGATGCAGCGCAAGGCGCTGGACGAGCCCAGCCGGGAGAAGAGCGAGGTGGTGGCGCTGCTGGCCGGTGCCACCGAGGTGACCGGCCGCGGGGTCAAACTGGTCATCAACGACGCGAAACAGGCCGATCAGGGCGGCGGGGGACCGCGCGAGAGCACCGGTTTCTCCGACACCGGCCGGGTGCGCGACCGCGATATGCAACGGGTCGTCAACGGTTTGTGGGAGTCGGGGGCGGAGGCCATCGCGATCAACGGACAGCGGCTGACCTCGCTGTCGGCGATCAGGGCCGCCGGTGACGCCATACTGGTCGACAACAAACCACTGGTGCCACCGTATACGGTGCTCGCGGTGGGGGACGGTGAGCGGCTGAGCACCGCTTTCCAGGACAGTGCCGACGGTCAGTACCTGCACGTGTTGCGGGAGAACTACGGGATCCGCGCGAGCATTTCCGCCCAGGACGAGGTCCGGCTGCCGGTCGCGCCGAGTCTGATCGTACGTACCGCAGAGCCGATCGGCGGTGCCGCCGGGAAGGGCGGCTCCGACACAGGGAAGGGCACAGGCACATCGTGA
- the ptsP gene encoding phosphoenolpyruvate--protein phosphotransferase — METTLRGVGVSHGVAIGEVRHMGTAVLEPPAKQIPADEAPREQGRARKAVEAVAADLIARGNLAGGEAQHVLEAQALMAQDPELMADVERRVTVGSTAERAVYDAFAAYRALLAGAGEYLAGRVADLDDVRNRIVARLLGVPMPGVPDSDEPYVLIARDLAPADTALLDPTLVLGFVTEEGGPTSHSAILARALGVPAVVALPGASEITEGTVVAVDGSTGDLFVEPSGAKRAELAKAAEERRAALAASSGPGATSDGHKVPLLANIGGPGDVPAAVEAGAEGVGLFRTEFLFLDDSKNAPSRDKQIQSYRSVLEAFPEGRVVVRVLDAGADKPLDFLTPTDEPNPALGVRGLRTLLDHPDILATQLTALAEAAEGLPVHLDVMAPMVADRHDARAFADACRTAGLNAKFGAMVEIPSAALRARSLLQEVEFLSLGTNDLAQYTFAADRQVGALSRLQDPWQPALLDLIALAADAARTEGKSCGVCGEAASDPLLACVLTGLGVTSLSMGATAIPYVRATLANHTLAQCERAAAAARATDTADEARRAAQAVLSGE; from the coding sequence ATGGAGACAACGCTGCGGGGCGTCGGTGTGAGCCACGGTGTGGCGATCGGCGAGGTGCGGCATATGGGGACGGCCGTCCTGGAGCCGCCCGCGAAGCAGATTCCGGCGGATGAGGCACCGCGCGAGCAGGGGCGGGCGCGTAAGGCCGTCGAAGCGGTCGCGGCCGACCTCATCGCCCGTGGCAACCTGGCGGGCGGCGAGGCGCAGCACGTCCTGGAGGCCCAGGCCCTGATGGCCCAGGACCCGGAGCTGATGGCCGACGTCGAGCGTCGTGTCACCGTGGGCAGCACCGCCGAGCGCGCGGTGTACGACGCCTTCGCCGCGTACCGGGCGCTGCTGGCCGGTGCCGGAGAGTACCTGGCCGGGCGGGTCGCGGACCTGGACGATGTGCGGAACCGGATCGTGGCGCGGCTGCTGGGTGTGCCGATGCCGGGTGTGCCGGACAGCGACGAGCCGTATGTGCTGATCGCGCGGGACCTGGCGCCCGCGGACACCGCCCTGCTGGACCCGACGCTGGTGCTGGGCTTCGTCACCGAGGAGGGCGGGCCGACCAGCCACAGCGCCATCCTCGCCCGCGCCCTGGGCGTCCCCGCCGTCGTCGCCCTGCCGGGTGCCAGTGAGATCACCGAGGGCACCGTCGTCGCCGTCGACGGCAGCACCGGCGACCTCTTCGTGGAGCCGAGCGGGGCCAAGCGCGCCGAGCTGGCCAAGGCCGCCGAGGAGCGCAGGGCGGCGTTGGCCGCCTCCAGCGGTCCCGGTGCCACGTCCGATGGTCACAAGGTGCCGCTGCTGGCCAACATCGGTGGCCCGGGAGACGTGCCGGCCGCGGTGGAGGCCGGGGCGGAGGGCGTGGGCCTGTTCCGCACCGAGTTCCTCTTCCTCGACGACAGCAAGAACGCCCCCTCCCGGGACAAGCAGATCCAGTCCTACCGCAGCGTCCTGGAAGCCTTCCCCGAAGGCCGCGTGGTGGTACGCGTCCTGGACGCCGGCGCCGACAAACCACTGGACTTCCTCACCCCCACCGACGAACCCAACCCCGCACTCGGCGTCCGCGGCCTGCGCACCCTCCTGGACCACCCCGACATCCTGGCCACCCAACTCACCGCCCTGGCCGAAGCCGCCGAAGGACTCCCCGTCCACCTCGACGTCATGGCCCCCATGGTCGCCGACCGCCACGACGCCCGCGCCTTCGCCGACGCCTGCCGCACCGCCGGACTCAACGCCAAATTCGGCGCCATGGTCGAGATCCCCTCCGCCGCCCTGCGCGCCCGCTCCCTCCTCCAGGAAGTCGAGTTCCTCTCCCTGGGCACCAACGACCTCGCCCAGTACACCTTCGCCGCCGACCGCCAGGTCGGCGCCCTCTCCCGCCTCCAGGACCCCTGGCAACCCGCCCTCCTGGACCTCATCGCCCTGGCCGCCGACGCCGCCCGCACCGAAGGCAAGAGCTGCGGAGTCTGCGGCGAAGCCGCCTCCGACCCCCTCCTGGCCTGCGTCCTGACCGGCCTCGGCGTCACCAGCCTGTCCATGGGCGCCACCGCCATCCCCTACGTCCGCGCCACCCTCGCCAACCACACCCTCGCCCAATGCGAACGCGCGGCAGCCGCCGCCCGCGCCACCGACACCGCCGACGAAGCACGCCGCGCCGCACAAGCGGTCCTCTCCGGGGAGTGA
- a CDS encoding mannose-1-phosphate guanyltransferase, with amino-acid sequence MKAVVMAGGEGTRLRPMTSSMPKPLLPVANRPIMEHVLRLLKRHGLTETVVTVQFLASLVKNYFGDGEELGMELTYANEEKPLGTAGSVKNAEEALKDDAFLVISGDALTDFDLTQLINFHKEKGALVTVCLTRVPNPLEFGITIVDEQGRVERFLEKPTWGQVFSDTVNTGIYVMEPEVFNYVEADVPVDWSGDVFPQLMKEGKPVYGYVAEGYWEDVGTHESYVKAQADVLEGKVDVEIDGFEISPGVWVAEGAEVHPEAVLRGPLYIGDYAKVEGDVEIREHTVVGSNVVVKSGAFLHKAVVHDNVYIGQHCNLRGCVIGKNTDIMRAARIEDGAVIGDECLVGEESIVQGNVRVYPFKTIEAGAFVNTSVIWESRSQAQLFGARGVSGILNVEITPELAVRLAGAYATTLKKGATVTTARDHSRGARALKRAVISALQASAIDVRDLENVPLPVARQQTARGSAGGIMIRTSPGIPDSVDIMFFDERGADLSAGGQRKLDRVFARQEYRRAFPGEIGDLSFPASVFDSYTGTLLRAMDTTGIAESGLKVVVDASNGSAGLVLPSLLGRLGVDVLTINPGLDESRPTETAEARRSGLVRLGEIVASARAAFGVRFDPVGERISLVDERGRIVEDDRALLVMLDLIAAERRSGRVALPVTTTRIAEQVAAYHGTQVEWTTTAADDLTRVARSENTIFGGDGRGGFIVPEFSSVFDGAAAFARLVGLVARTQLTLSQIDDRIPRAHVLRRSLATPWAVKGLVMRHVVEAAGDRSVDTTDGVRVVEADGRWVMVLPDPSEAVTHLWAEGPDDASAKALLDEWARVVEGAGR; translated from the coding sequence ATGAAGGCCGTCGTGATGGCAGGGGGCGAGGGCACCCGCCTTCGCCCCATGACCTCGAGCATGCCCAAACCGCTGCTGCCGGTCGCGAACCGACCGATCATGGAGCATGTCCTGAGGCTGCTCAAGCGGCACGGTCTGACGGAGACCGTGGTGACCGTCCAGTTTCTCGCCTCCCTCGTGAAGAACTATTTCGGGGACGGCGAAGAGCTCGGCATGGAGCTCACCTATGCCAACGAGGAGAAGCCGCTCGGCACCGCCGGCAGTGTGAAGAACGCGGAAGAGGCGTTGAAGGACGACGCCTTTCTCGTTATCTCCGGGGATGCTCTCACGGACTTCGACCTCACCCAGCTGATCAATTTCCACAAGGAGAAGGGCGCGCTGGTCACCGTCTGTCTGACGCGTGTGCCCAATCCGCTGGAGTTCGGCATCACCATCGTCGACGAGCAGGGCCGGGTCGAGCGTTTCCTGGAGAAGCCCACCTGGGGCCAGGTCTTCTCGGACACCGTCAATACGGGCATCTATGTCATGGAGCCCGAGGTCTTCAACTATGTCGAGGCCGACGTTCCCGTGGACTGGTCCGGCGATGTCTTCCCCCAGCTCATGAAGGAGGGCAAGCCCGTCTACGGCTATGTCGCCGAGGGCTACTGGGAAGACGTGGGCACCCACGAGAGCTATGTGAAGGCTCAGGCCGATGTGCTCGAGGGAAAAGTCGACGTCGAAATCGACGGCTTCGAGATCTCTCCGGGTGTCTGGGTCGCCGAAGGGGCCGAGGTGCACCCTGAGGCCGTGCTCCGCGGCCCCCTCTACATCGGTGACTACGCCAAGGTCGAAGGGGACGTCGAGATCCGCGAGCACACGGTGGTGGGCTCCAACGTCGTCGTGAAGAGCGGCGCGTTTCTGCACAAGGCCGTCGTGCACGACAACGTCTACATCGGGCAGCACTGCAATCTCCGCGGCTGTGTGATCGGTAAGAACACCGACATCATGCGGGCCGCGCGGATCGAGGACGGCGCCGTCATCGGCGATGAGTGCCTCGTCGGTGAAGAATCGATCGTCCAGGGCAACGTCCGGGTCTATCCGTTCAAGACCATCGAGGCGGGCGCGTTCGTCAACACCTCCGTCATCTGGGAGTCCCGCAGCCAGGCGCAGCTGTTCGGCGCGCGTGGCGTCTCCGGGATCCTGAATGTGGAGATCACCCCGGAGCTGGCGGTGCGGCTGGCCGGGGCGTATGCGACCACCCTGAAGAAGGGCGCCACCGTCACCACGGCGCGCGACCACTCGCGCGGCGCGCGAGCGCTCAAGCGGGCGGTGATCTCCGCCCTCCAGGCCAGCGCCATCGATGTGCGTGACCTGGAGAACGTGCCGCTGCCCGTGGCCCGCCAGCAGACCGCGCGCGGCAGCGCCGGCGGCATCATGATCCGTACCTCTCCCGGCATCCCCGACTCCGTCGACATCATGTTCTTCGACGAGCGGGGCGCGGATCTGTCGGCCGGTGGCCAGCGCAAGCTGGACCGGGTCTTCGCACGTCAGGAGTACCGCCGGGCCTTTCCCGGGGAGATCGGCGACCTGAGCTTCCCGGCGAGCGTCTTCGATTCCTACACCGGCACCCTGCTGCGGGCCATGGACACCACGGGCATCGCCGAGTCGGGGCTCAAGGTCGTGGTGGACGCCTCGAACGGCAGCGCCGGGCTGGTGCTGCCCAGCCTGCTCGGCCGGCTCGGCGTCGACGTGCTCACCATCAACCCGGGCCTGGACGAATCGCGACCCACGGAGACCGCCGAGGCCCGGCGCTCCGGGCTGGTGCGGCTGGGCGAGATCGTCGCCTCCGCCCGCGCGGCCTTCGGAGTGCGCTTCGACCCGGTGGGCGAGCGGATCTCCCTGGTCGACGAGCGGGGCCGGATCGTGGAGGACGACCGGGCCCTGCTGGTCATGCTCGATCTGATCGCCGCCGAGCGGCGCAGCGGCCGGGTGGCGCTGCCCGTCACCACGACCCGCATCGCCGAGCAGGTGGCCGCGTACCACGGCACCCAGGTGGAGTGGACGACGACGGCGGCCGACGATCTGACCCGGGTGGCGCGATCGGAGAACACCATCTTCGGCGGGGACGGGCGCGGTGGCTTCATCGTTCCTGAGTTCAGCAGCGTCTTCGACGGGGCCGCCGCCTTCGCCCGGCTGGTCGGCCTGGTGGCCCGTACGCAGCTGACGCTGAGCCAGATCGACGACCGCATTCCGCGGGCCCATGTGCTGCGGCGCAGCCTGGCGACGCCCTGGGCGGTCAAGGGCCTGGTGATGCGGCATGTCGTGGAGGCGGCGGGGGACCGGTCGGTGGACACCACCGACGGGGTGCGGGTGGTCGAGGCTGACGGCCGCTGGGTGATGGTGCTGCCCGACCCCTCCGAGGCGGTCACGCACCTGTGGGCCGAGGGCCCGGACGACGCCTCGGCGAAGGCGCTGCTGGACGAGTGGGCGCGAGTGGTGGAGGGCGCCGGTCGTTGA
- a CDS encoding DUF881 domain-containing protein, translating into MSGDDTPEKDERPDQRPERHSDGRPDERPEAPAAGGGDGKPEGPERAAESAREEPSARKGKTPGNGTSRDDGPGEGIGSPSEPPEEPEGSPPGAAPGGPRPTPTPPMTGRQRLVQGLWPPRLSRAQLTAAALLFVLGLGLAIQVRSTSESSVLRGARQEDLVRILDELDNRTQRLEAEKTRLEDQKRELETSTDQAEEARKQTRQKEQQLGILAGTVGAQGPGIEVTIDDRSGAVEADMLLDAIQELRAAGAEAIQVNDVRVVADSYFADADGGVEIDGRKVTQPYVFKVIGKPEDLEPALNIPGGVVQTLEKEQASVDVERSQKIVVDALRPANRPDYARSSSE; encoded by the coding sequence ATGAGCGGAGACGACACCCCGGAGAAGGACGAGCGCCCCGACCAGCGCCCCGAACGGCATTCCGACGGGCGTCCCGACGAGCGCCCCGAAGCACCCGCTGCCGGCGGCGGCGACGGAAAGCCGGAGGGGCCGGAGCGCGCGGCCGAGAGCGCGCGCGAGGAGCCGAGCGCCCGGAAGGGCAAGACCCCCGGAAACGGGACGAGTAGGGACGATGGGCCCGGTGAGGGCATCGGGTCGCCGAGCGAGCCACCGGAGGAGCCGGAGGGCTCGCCGCCGGGCGCCGCTCCCGGCGGACCCCGCCCGACCCCGACGCCCCCCATGACCGGCCGCCAGCGGCTCGTCCAGGGGTTGTGGCCGCCACGGCTCTCCCGTGCCCAACTCACCGCCGCCGCACTGCTGTTCGTGCTCGGTCTGGGGCTCGCCATTCAGGTACGGTCCACCAGCGAGAGCAGTGTGCTGCGTGGTGCGCGCCAGGAGGACCTGGTGCGCATCCTCGACGAGCTGGACAACCGCACCCAGCGACTGGAGGCGGAGAAGACGCGGCTGGAGGACCAGAAGCGCGAGCTGGAGACCAGCACCGACCAGGCGGAGGAAGCCCGTAAGCAGACGCGCCAGAAGGAGCAGCAGCTCGGCATCCTCGCGGGCACCGTGGGCGCCCAGGGGCCGGGCATCGAGGTCACCATCGACGACCGCTCCGGGGCGGTGGAGGCCGACATGTTGCTGGACGCCATCCAGGAGCTCCGCGCCGCCGGAGCCGAGGCGATCCAGGTCAACGACGTACGAGTGGTCGCGGACAGCTACTTCGCGGACGCCGACGGCGGCGTGGAGATCGATGGACGGAAAGTGACGCAACCGTACGTGTTCAAGGTCATCGGCAAGCCCGAGGACCTGGAGCCCGCGCTGAACATCCCGGGAGGCGTGGTGCAGACTCTGGAAAAGGAGCAGGCCAGCGTGGATGTGGAACGGTCTCAGAAGATCGTCGTGGATGCCTTGCGGCCGGCGAATCGCCCTGACTACGCTCGGTCGTCATCGGAGTGA
- a CDS encoding CDP-alcohol phosphatidyltransferase family protein, with the protein MEVQETRVQTDRVLTIPNILSMARLVGVPLFLWLILWPEFGGPNCDAWALLLLAFSGVTDYLDGKLARRWNQVSSLGRILDPAADRLYILSTLVGLTWRGILPLWLTAILLVRDLVLLVMVGILRRHGYPPPQVNFLGKAATFNLMYAFPLLLLSDGDGWFHSLAAIFGWAFAGWGTTLYWWAGILYVVQVRRLLKADPTGRLSAP; encoded by the coding sequence GTGGAGGTCCAGGAGACGCGCGTCCAGACCGACCGCGTCCTCACCATCCCGAACATCCTCAGCATGGCGCGCCTGGTCGGTGTGCCGCTTTTCCTGTGGCTGATCCTCTGGCCCGAGTTCGGCGGCCCGAACTGCGATGCCTGGGCCCTGCTTCTCCTCGCGTTCAGCGGTGTCACTGACTATCTCGACGGTAAGCTCGCCCGCCGCTGGAACCAGGTCAGCAGTCTCGGCCGCATTCTCGACCCCGCCGCCGACCGGCTTTACATTCTGTCGACGCTGGTGGGGCTGACCTGGCGGGGCATCCTGCCGCTCTGGCTGACCGCCATCCTGCTCGTTCGCGACCTGGTGTTGCTGGTCATGGTGGGCATCCTCCGCCGGCACGGCTATCCGCCGCCGCAGGTGAACTTCCTGGGCAAGGCCGCCACCTTCAACCTGATGTACGCGTTCCCATTGCTCCTGTTGAGCGACGGAGACGGCTGGTTTCACTCTCTCGCGGCGATTTTCGGATGGGCGTTCGCCGGATGGGGTACAACCCTCTATTGGTGGGCAGGAATCCTGTATGTGGTTCAGGTCCGTCGTCTGCTGAAGGCGGACCCCACCGGCCGACTGAGCGCACCGTAG
- a CDS encoding small basic family protein, whose translation MIAVLGLIVGVVVGLVVRPVVPTVVEPYLPIAVVAALDAVFGGLRAMLDGIFDDKVFVVSFLSNVVVAALIVFLGDKLGVGAQLSTGVVVVLGIRIFSNAAAIRRHVFRA comes from the coding sequence GTGATCGCCGTTTTGGGCCTCATCGTGGGAGTCGTCGTCGGGCTGGTGGTCCGCCCGGTGGTGCCGACGGTGGTCGAGCCCTATCTGCCGATCGCCGTCGTCGCGGCACTGGACGCGGTGTTCGGCGGCCTCAGGGCGATGCTGGACGGGATCTTCGACGACAAGGTCTTCGTGGTGTCGTTCCTGTCGAACGTGGTGGTGGCGGCGCTGATCGTCTTCCTCGGCGACAAACTCGGCGTCGGCGCCCAGTTGTCCACCGGCGTCGTGGTGGTCCTCGGCATCCGCATCTTCTCCAACGCTGCCGCGATCCGCCGGCACGTCTTCCGGGCGTGA
- a CDS encoding acetoacetate--CoA ligase, protein MTTAAPQPAQQPEPLWQPGPDRIARAQLTRFQQWAAERHGAPAAGSGASGQGGPGTLGGLTGLEGPAADYAALHRWSVEELDRFWQAVAEWFEVRLTHPYETALAGAEMPGATWFPGATLNYAEHALRTADDPDRADTPALLCVDETHEPVPVSWAELRDQVGAVAAQLRRLGVGPGDRVSGYLPNIPQATVALLATAAVGAVWTSCAPDFGARSVLDRFQQVEPVVLFTVDGYRYGGKEHDRTETVAELRRELPTLRAVVHIPLLGTPAPDGALDWAAVTAEKAAPVYEQVPFDHPLWVLYSSGTTGLPKAIVQSQGGILLEHLKQLGLHCDLAPGDRFFWYTSTGWMMWNFLVSGLLVGATVVLYDGSPGHPDTGAQWRIAERTGATLYGTSAAYVMACRKAGVHPGRDFDLSRVRCVATTGSPLPPDGFRWLHDEFVATSGDMWIASVSGGTDVCSCFAGAVPTLPVHIGELQAPALGVDLQAWDPQGKPLVDEVGELVVTRPMPSMPIHFWNDPDGSRYRDSYFEMFPGVWRHGDWITLTSRGSVVIHGRSDSTLNRQGVRMGSADIYEVVERLPEIRESLVLGVEQPDGGYWMPLFVHLAPGVSLDDELRDRIKRTIREQLSPRHVPDEIIEVPGVPHTLTGKRIEVPVKRLMQGTPLDKAVNPGSVDDMELVRFYERIARERAAD, encoded by the coding sequence ATGACGACCGCCGCACCGCAGCCCGCCCAGCAACCGGAGCCTCTCTGGCAGCCCGGCCCGGACCGGATCGCCCGCGCCCAGCTCACCCGCTTCCAGCAGTGGGCGGCCGAGCGGCACGGCGCCCCGGCCGCGGGGTCCGGGGCGAGCGGGCAGGGCGGGCCGGGCACCCTGGGCGGTCTCACCGGCCTGGAGGGCCCGGCCGCCGACTACGCCGCGCTGCACCGCTGGTCGGTGGAGGAACTCGACCGGTTCTGGCAGGCCGTCGCGGAGTGGTTCGAAGTGCGGCTCACCCATCCCTACGAGACGGCGCTGGCCGGTGCCGAGATGCCGGGGGCGACCTGGTTCCCCGGCGCCACCCTCAACTACGCCGAGCACGCGCTGCGCACCGCCGACGACCCGGACCGCGCCGACACCCCGGCACTGCTGTGCGTCGACGAGACCCATGAGCCGGTGCCGGTCAGCTGGGCCGAGCTGCGCGACCAGGTCGGCGCGGTCGCCGCGCAGCTGCGCCGCCTCGGGGTGGGCCCCGGCGACCGGGTCAGCGGCTACCTCCCCAACATCCCCCAGGCCACCGTCGCGCTGCTGGCCACCGCGGCCGTCGGCGCCGTGTGGACCTCCTGCGCCCCCGACTTCGGCGCACGCAGCGTTCTGGACCGCTTCCAGCAGGTCGAGCCCGTCGTGCTGTTCACCGTCGACGGCTACCGCTACGGCGGCAAGGAGCACGACCGTACGGAGACCGTCGCCGAGCTGCGCCGCGAGCTGCCCACGCTCCGCGCGGTCGTCCACATCCCGCTGTTGGGCACCCCCGCCCCCGACGGCGCGCTCGACTGGGCCGCGGTGACGGCCGAGAAGGCGGCGCCGGTCTACGAGCAGGTGCCCTTCGACCACCCGCTGTGGGTGCTCTACTCCTCCGGCACCACCGGGCTGCCGAAGGCCATCGTCCAGTCGCAGGGCGGCATCCTGCTGGAACACCTCAAGCAGCTGGGCCTCCACTGCGACCTCGCGCCGGGCGACCGCTTCTTCTGGTACACCTCCACCGGCTGGATGATGTGGAACTTCCTCGTCTCCGGCCTGCTCGTCGGCGCCACCGTCGTGCTCTACGACGGCAGCCCCGGCCACCCCGACACCGGTGCCCAGTGGCGGATCGCCGAGCGCACCGGCGCGACCCTCTACGGCACCTCCGCCGCCTATGTGATGGCCTGCCGCAAGGCCGGCGTGCACCCGGGGCGCGACTTCGACCTCTCGCGCGTGCGCTGCGTCGCCACCACCGGCTCGCCGCTCCCGCCCGACGGGTTCCGCTGGCTCCACGACGAGTTCGTGGCGACCAGCGGGGACATGTGGATCGCCTCCGTCAGCGGCGGCACCGACGTGTGCAGCTGCTTCGCCGGTGCCGTGCCCACCCTCCCGGTCCACATCGGCGAGCTCCAGGCGCCCGCGCTGGGCGTCGACCTCCAGGCCTGGGACCCCCAGGGAAAGCCGCTGGTCGACGAGGTCGGCGAGCTGGTCGTCACCCGCCCCATGCCCTCCATGCCGATCCACTTCTGGAACGACCCCGACGGCAGCCGCTACCGCGACAGCTACTTCGAGATGTTCCCGGGCGTCTGGCGGCACGGCGACTGGATCACCCTCACCTCGCGCGGCAGCGTCGTCATCCACGGACGCTCCGACTCCACCCTCAACCGGCAGGGCGTCCGCATGGGCTCGGCCGACATCTACGAGGTCGTCGAGCGCCTCCCCGAGATCCGCGAGTCCCTCGTCCTGGGCGTCGAACAGCCCGACGGGGGCTACTGGATGCCGCTCTTCGTCCACCTCGCCCCGGGCGTCTCCCTCGACGACGAGCTGCGCGACCGCATCAAGCGCACCATCCGCGAGCAGCTCTCCCCACGGCACGTCCCGGACGAGATCATCGAGGTGCCGGGCGTGCCGCACACCCTCACCGGCAAGCGCATCGAGGTGCCCGTCAAGCGGCTGATGCAGGGCACCCCGCTGGACAAGGCGGTCAACCCCGGCTCCGTCGACGACATGGAGCTGGTGCGCTTCTACGAGCGCATCGCCCGGGAGCGCGCCGCCGACTGA
- a CDS encoding PTS glucose transporter subunit IIA, whose amino-acid sequence MTTVTSPIAGRAIGLAAVPDPVFSGAMVGPGTAIDPVREPSEAVAPVDGIVVSLHTHAFVVVDPEGHGVLTHLGIDTVQLNGEGFELLVHKGDTVTRGQALVRWNPAAVEAAGKSPISPVVALEATAEVLGDLREDGDVKPGDTLFTWR is encoded by the coding sequence ATGACCACCGTGACGTCCCCGATCGCCGGACGCGCCATCGGACTCGCGGCAGTGCCCGACCCGGTGTTCTCCGGCGCGATGGTGGGCCCCGGCACCGCGATCGACCCGGTGCGCGAGCCGTCCGAGGCGGTGGCCCCCGTCGACGGCATCGTGGTCTCGCTCCACACGCACGCGTTCGTCGTCGTCGACCCGGAGGGTCACGGCGTCCTCACGCACCTGGGCATCGACACCGTGCAGCTCAACGGCGAGGGCTTCGAGCTGCTGGTGCACAAGGGCGACACGGTGACCCGGGGCCAGGCCCTCGTCCGCTGGAACCCGGCCGCGGTCGAGGCGGCCGGCAAGTCCCCGATCTCCCCGGTCGTCGCGCTGGAGGCCACCGCCGAGGTCCTCGGCGACCTCCGTGAGGACGGCGATGTGAAGCCCGGGGACACTCTCTTCACCTGGCGTTGA